Proteins encoded by one window of Salvia splendens isolate huo1 chromosome 5, SspV2, whole genome shotgun sequence:
- the LOC121803980 gene encoding protein FAR1-RELATED SEQUENCE 5-like: MVNKSVHGIIKWQYLACSRQGSKNFIPGDASKSTEVSVKKHGMSKGYEVYQFVEYHNHLMVADEHRHFMTANRSLDHIRRRFMEDCGRCNIGPTLTFKLLKEIMGGPENVGYAQMIFDYMRSQKESSDAFYYEIEIGSQGKLTKLFWADAISRRNYHMFGDIISFDSTYSTNRYCMIFAPFTGKDNHSRAVTFGAGLLSSEGRDSYAWLFGCFVRCMGVAPKLIITDQDWGMKLDVEQVLLQTRHRWCMWHIMVKVSDKLPKSLLGNEDFKKELNACVWSDLLEPNEFDIIWNDIMERYGLEDVNWFGSMFEDREFWVPAYFRDFPMRSLLRTILMSESENSFFKNYTKPRANLVQFINFFNCVVGDQRNANSRLNYLDYSTIPYLSTQLAIEKHASTIYTDSIFKHVQQEISMVCEIVSITVEDNIKMQKVKDQYGRTWDVKYDCKQDTFDCSCKKFSRIGLLCCHIFCLLKKYFGRRWLKSSLLKAAHGLPSEEIQPFEHLDEKQEDKKKLFFNFYRLVQKSEGIIEKKKMVEEFYGMAVPDVVDVHPPDVVRTKRSASDKVSKRESAIRKANKPLRRCGKNIGNDDAAADDDIL, from the exons ATGGTCAACAAATCAGTTCATGGTATTATTAAGTGGCAGTATTTGGCTTGCAGCAGACAAGGCTCTAAGAATTTTATACCTGGTGATGCATCCAAATCAACTGAAGTGTCTGTTAAGAAGC ATGGCATGAGCAAAGGGTATGAGGTTTATCAGTTTGTTGAgtatcataatcacttaatgGTTGCGGATGAGCATAGGCATTTTATGACGGCCAATCGCAGTCTGGATCATATCCGTCGGAGGTTTATGGAGGATTGTGGCAGGTGTAATATTGGTCCCACACTCACATTCAAACTTCTGAAGGAGATAATGGGTGGACCTGAAAATGTTGGAt atgctcaaatgatttttgattatATGCGTTCTCAAAAGGAATCATCTGATGCCTTCTATTATGAAATTGAGATAGGATCTCAGGGaaagttaactaaactcttTTGGGCTGATGCTATTTCAAGACGAAATTATCATATGTTTGGAGATATAATTTCATTTGACTCAACATACAGCACTAACAG GTATTGCATGATTTTTGCTCCATTCACTGGAAAAGATAATCATTCCAGAGCAGTTACATTTGGAGCTGGATTGTTATCAAGTGAAGGTAGAGACTCATATGCTTGGTTGTTTGGCTGTTTTGTTCGATGTATGGGGGTAGCACCCAAATTGATTATCACTGATCAAGATTGGGGGATGAAACTTGATGTTGAACAAGTACTTTTACAAACAAGGCACCGATGGTGCATGTGGCATATTATGGTTAAGGTGTCAGATAAGTTGCCCAAATCCTTGCTTGGTAATGAAGATTTCAAAAAAGAGTTGAATGCATGTGTTTGGTCTGATTTGTTAGAGCCTAATGAGTTTGatataatatggaatgatataATGGAACGGTATGGATTAGAAGACGTGAACTGGTTTGGATCAATGTTTGAAGATAGAGAATTCTGGGTTCCTGCTTATTTCCGAGATTTTCCCATGCGGTCGCTTCTTAGGACTATATTGATGTCTGAATCAGAGAATAGCTTTTTTAAAAACTACACAAAGCCTCGTGCAAATCTTGTACAGTTCATCAATTTCTTTAACTGTGTTGTGGGAGATCAAAGGAATGCCAATTCACGattgaactacttggattacTCAACTATTCCTTATTTGTCAACCCAATTGGCTATTGAGAAGCATGCATCTACAATCTACACTGATTCTATTTTCAAACATGTACAACAGGAAATAAGTATGGTATGTGAGATTGTTTCGATAACTGTTGAGGATAACATCAAGATGCAAAAGGTCAAGGACCAATATGGTAGAACATGGGATGTTAAGTATGATTGTAAGCAAGACACATTCGACTGTAGTTGTAAGAAGTTTTCCAGAATTGGTTTGTTATGCtgtcatatattttgtttgttgaagaaatattttggtcgaaGGTGGTTGAAGAGCTCTTTACTAAAGGCAGCCCATGGTCTACCATCTGAGGAGATACAACCATTTGAAC ATTTGGATGAAAAGCAAGAAGATAAGAAAAAGTTGTTCTTCAACTTTTATCGATTAGTCCAAAAGTCTGAGGGAA tcattgaaaagaaaaagatggttgAGGAATTTTATGGAATGGCAGTACCTGATGTAGTTGATGTACATCCTCCAGATGTTGTTAGAACCAAAAGATCAGCTAGTGACAAAGTATCAAAGAGGGAGAGTGCAATAAGGAAAGCAAATAAGCCTCTACGACGGTGTG gaaagAACATTGGTAATGAtgatgctgctgctgatgatgataTACTATAG